One window of Fusarium keratoplasticum isolate Fu6.1 chromosome 2, whole genome shotgun sequence genomic DNA carries:
- a CDS encoding Mannosyltransferase — protein sequence MAPNTAPQRRQFVHPSASHAKKKAPSAYSMQPISAFYWFLAAALVSAWFAPIQDCDETFNYWEPTHYLSHGYGLQTWEYSPDYAIRSWLYIALHAIVGNVRRLLPHSTKVGEFFFIRFGLAFVCALCQTVLFLVTSTTLNSRIGLFYLIATVMSPGNFHASTAFLPSSFAMYLVTLGAAAFMNWRGGLKTSQGMFWFAAAGILGWPFASALCAPFMLEELVLVLFGTKTAWWEAFVRVGRGVVSAILLLASDFIVNLFFYKQKVVVTWNIVKYNIFSSSSGPELYGTEPWTFYFKNLALNFNIWLILALAALPLFILQKIISPSAQGFQSGLRTVVFLAPFYMWLGIFSSQPHKEERFMYPAYPFLALNSAISLHMILTALGNSDPKTLIGKIPARLKLFFVTIAMILSVDVALFRVYGIWSAYSAPMSIYSPLWEGAEGAAPLGREEDTVCLGKEWYRFPSSYFLPRDIHAKFVRSEFRGLLPGEFSEAETGFGFWSGTWLPTTGMNDQNEEDVGKYTELRACSFLVDTQYPERRDPLPPNEPDYIADQENWEIVKCEPFLDAANTHLLARTLWIPDLKAIPDHLKRKWGRHCLLQRKKPSTEEAPEPPADN from the exons ATGGCTCCAAACACGGCGCCGCAGAGGCGGCAGTTTGTGCACCCGTCGGCGAGCCATGCAAAGAAGAA GGCTCCCAGCGCCTACTCGATGCAGCCCATCTCTGCCTTTTACTGGttcctcgccgccgccctcgtTTCCGCCTGGTTTGCGCCGATTCAAGACTGCGATGAAACTTTTAACTACTGGGAGCCGACTCATTATCTTTCCCATGGCTATGGTCTTCAGACGTGGGAGTACTCGCCCGACTATGCGATCCGGAGTTGGTTGTATATCGCCCTACACGCCATTGTGGGCAATGTGCGCCGACTACTCCCACACTCGACAAAG GTTGGCGAGTTCTTCTTTATTCGCTTTGGATTGGCCTTTGTGTGCGCCCTCTGTCAGACCGTCCTCTTCCTGGTCACCAGCACAACGCTCAACAGCCGGATTGGTCTCTTCTACCTCATTGCCACTGTCATGAGCCCTGGAAACTTCCACGCGAGCACCGCATTCCTCCCATCCAGCTTCGCCATGTACCTGGTGACTTTGGGAGCTGCAGCTTTCATGAACTGGCGGGGTGGGCTCAAGACCTCCCAGGGAATGTTCTGGTTTGCCGCGGCTGGAATCCTGGGATGGCCATTTGCCTCAGCTCTCTGTGCGCCTTTTatgcttgaggagcttgtctTGGTCCTTTTCGGTACTAAGACTGCCTGGTGGGAAGCCTTTGTCCGGGTTGGTCGTGGCGTTGTTTCTGCGATTCTACTCCTG GCGAGCGATTTCATCGTTAACCTCTTCTTCTATAAGCAAAAGGTTGTCGTGACTTGGAATATTGTCAAGTACAACATCTTCTCATCCAGCAGCGGCCCTGAGCTGTATGGAACCGAGCCCTGGACCTTTTACTTCAAGAACCTGGCCTTGAACTTCAACATCTGGCTCATTCTCGCTCTTGCGGCATTGCCTCTGTTCATTCTCCAGAAGATCATTTCCCCTTCCGCTCAGGGATTCCAGTCTGGTCTGCGAACTGTCGTGTTCCTCGCTCCCTTCTACATGTGGCTCGGCATCTTCAGCTCGCAGCCGCACAAGGAGGAGAGATTCATGTACCCGGCATATCCTTTCCTCGCGCTTAACTCTGCCATCTCTCTGCACATGATCCTCACCGCCTTGGGTAACTCTGACCCCAAGACACTGATTGGAAAGATCCCGGCGCGCCTGAAGCTCTTCTTCGTCACCATTGCCATGATCCTGTCAGTTGATGTCGCCCTCTTCCGAGTGTACGGTATTTGGTCAGCGTACTCTGCACCCATGAGCATCTACTCTCCTCTCTGGGAGGGCGCTGAGGGAGCAGCGCCCCTGGGCCGCGAAGAGGACACTGTTTGCCTCGGCAAGGAGTGGTACCGCTTCCCTTCATCCTATTTCCTCCCCAGGGATATCCACGCCAAGTTTGTTCGCTCTGAATTCCGTGGTCTCCTCCCTGGCGAGTTCTCTGAGGCTGAGACCGGCTTCGGCTTTTGGAGCGGCACTTGGCTGCCCACGACTGGCATGAACGACCAGAACGAGGAGGATGTGGGCAAGTACACGGAGCTTCGTGCGTGCTCGTTCCTTGTCGACACGCAGTACCCTGAGCGGAGGGACCCCCTGCCGCCAAATGAGCCCGACTACATCGCAGACCAGGAGAACTGGGAGATTGTCAAGTGCGAGCCATTCCTCGATGCCGCGAATACGCATTTGCTGGCGAGGACTCTATGGATCCCTGATCTCAAGGCCATTCCGGATCACTTGAAGAGAAAATGGGGTCGACACTGCTTGTTGCAACGGAAGAAGCCTTCCACAGAAGAAGCACCTGAGCCACCCGCAGACAACTAA
- a CDS encoding FAD-binding-3 domain-containing protein: MPDKDIHVIIIGAGITGLIVAQGLKRLGIRYSIFEKEVCLNYRSNEWTMAIHWALDRLENIVPPEVFSQIPLISCNPAVPVEAGGLYPIIQAETGNLLTGVPYEKGLRVSRSRMRALCAEGIEVQYGKNLVDVAFNESGQGVIASFTDGTIVSGSIIVGADGPRSKVREFAMGSAEEAAVSKFPIFHTNMTVCYNDAEKAKYVRRDYPTSFLALSNQSFHAFQSISNMPDGPDHPESWIFHMAMAWMGDSNHKLSYPERLALLKERAAGMGDPARSAFLWLPEDTEVHKADISYWITKPWNNHGGRITLIGDAAHPMPPYRGQGLNHCICDTSYLMTGLESVFRGETDLNEAIKVYEADVIPRGQEEVKCSVENGYMLHDWKKVETSPVFTRGFKPMEGHDSKPKEQENLGEKLKEAEETKIAISTEG, from the exons ATGCCCGACAAAGACATCCATGTCATTATCATCGGCGCTG GAATCACCGGCCTCATTGTGGCACAGGGCCTCAAGAGG CTGGGAATCCGCTACTCAAtcttcgagaaggaggtcTGCCTCAACTACCGCAGCAATGAGTGGACAATGGCAATCCACTGGGCTCTGGACCGCCTGGAGAATATTGTGCCTCCTGAAGTCTTCTCCCAGATTCCACTGATCTCGTGTAACCCAGCCGTACCCGTCGAGGCCGGTGGGCTTTATCCCATCATCCAGGCTGAGACGGGAAACTTGCTCACTGGTGTCCCTTACGAAAAGGGGCTTCGCGTCTCACGGAGCAGAATGAGAGCTCTTTGTGCAGAAGGTATTGAGGTTCAGTATGGCAAGAACCTCGTCGATGTCGCCTTCAATGAGTCTGGCCAAGGTGTCATTGCATCCTTTACTGACGGTACCATTGTCTCCGGTTCCATCATTGTTGGAGCAGATGGCCCTCGTTCCAAAGTTCGCGAGTTTGCTATGGGAAGCGCTGAGGAGGCAGCTGTCAGCAAATTCCCCATCTTCCACACAAACATGACCGTCTGCTACAATGATGCAGAGAAGGCCAAGTATGTGCGACGAGATTACCCTACGAGCTTCCTAGCTCTTAGCAACCAGTCATTTCACGCCTTCCAGTCCA TCTCCAATATGCCAGATGGCCCAGATCACCCCGAGTCGTGGATCTTCCATATGGCCATGGCTTGGATGGGTGACTCCAACCACAAGCTCAGTTATCCCGAACGACTAGCCCTGCTCAAAGAACGAGCAGCAGGGATGGGCGATCCCGCTAGATCAGCCTTTCTCTGGCTGCCCGAGGACACTGAAGTCCATAAAGCTGACATTAGCTACTGGATCACAAAGCCGTGGAACAACCATGGTGGAAGGATAACGCTGATCGGCGATGCTGCGCACCCAATGCCACCAT ATCGTGGCCAAGGACTCAATCACTGCATCTGCGATACTTCCTACCTCATGACTGGATTAGAGAGCGTCTTTCGTGGAGAAACGGATCTTAACGAGGCAATCAAGGTGTATGAGGCCGATGTGATCCCCCGTGGGCAAGAAGAGGTCAAGTGCTCAGTCGAGAACGGCTACATGCTTCACGACTGGAAGAAAGTCGAGACCAGCCCAGTCTTCACTCGGGGTTTCAAGCCTATGGAGGGACATGATTCAAAGCCTAAGGAGCAAGAGAATCTTGGTGAGAAACTCAAGGAAGCGGAAGAGACTAAGATCGCGATTTCTACCGAAGGTTAG